ACTGGTATTAAGTTTTCAGTAGTTTCATAGTTGCTTCCCACAATTTAAGAGCAGTGTGCAGCTTTACACTGTTCAGAGTGTGTTGGGAAAATGTtgggaaagaaaacaaaccttAAAAAAAGGGAACATTGTGAAATAATTTACAATCTGGCACAAGCACTGCTGCAGCTGTTTCGGACAGTGTGTAGGATATAAAGCATGTGTTGAATATTCATGTTTTCCTATAATCGGCCATAAAAAATCTCATGTTATAGTGCAACTCAATTATCGTTACATTTAAAGACTTAATTCGGGGGGagaaaacatttgcattaatagttatttgtaaaaaaaaaaaaaaaaaaaaaaaaaaatcatttaaatcaaaTTCATATGTTCGTAAGCATGTGTGAAACAAAAATGCATGTATTTCATACTGACAAGGCATTAAGATCATATCTGCTGATTCTTGGCTCATGCTTAACACTCTCTCTGGTTATGAAATGTATTTCTGGCCCTGTGCTGACTACAGGATTTTGAAGatttttgaataaaaatatgGTGTGTTTAACATTTGTGGGCAccgaaaggaaagaaaacattttaccatctgcattagaaagaaaaaatgaaatgagtcTGAGATAATAATCTAATGCACAGTTACTAGCGTTAGGGGGAGGGTGATTGATAGAGGAAGTGTAGTCTGCTGGTTGCTACACACGTGGCAGCTTTTCAGAACAAGCTTCTATTACCAGGAACTCGAGGAAGAATGAGTCCGCAGATAGTACATGTCTGCTGCTCACAGCATTTGCCTGAAATAGTCTGAAGATCAGTGAATATCTAGAGATCTAGATACATGTTCTCACCCACTCACAGTTTCATTACAGGAAATTAACAGGAATAAAGGGTACTACCCTTTTCTTTTGTATCTTTAATAGGTAGGAACCTTTCAGCTAGAAAAGTAGACATAGTGTACCTTAAACGCATAAGGAGCAGAAATAGACCGGCAAAAAGcttaaaacttttttcttttaaaaagtaCACTTCGCACATTTCTAGATAAGTGATAAGGAAGAGGTACTCTTGAGGTTAAACCACCCCTAGTGAGTTCAGTTTAGTAACCTTGTTTATCCTGAACGTGCAGTTTCTGTTtgatagcacacacacacacacacacacacacacacacaaaaccagtaAGGGAATAAACCACCAAGAGCAaccacatgaaaaaaaaatccaccgtGTTTATTATAGACCAAACTGCCTGAAAAAGTCAGGGCTGTTAAAATGACTTCGTTACGAAGCATACAGACATTAGAGAGTAAGCAGAGAAAGCAACGAACTCCATACAGGAATTCCCAAAGCACCAGAGTCTGATGTGAAAAAAtctccgtgtctctctctctctctctctccctcacacacacacctcccattACAAAACGATACTCTCTTTAAAATACCCAACAGTTCCTGTGTTTCAGGTGAGACTCGATGGAGAAATCCACGTGGGTGTAGAAAACAGTTCGAAAAGTCCAAGTAGAGACAATGAAGTACCTTATTGTTCAGTGAAAATAGAGATTtttgggggagagagagagtgtgtttgtaagtACCAGTGGCCCATCCCCATTCCGAGCTACCGATAGAAAGACTGTAAACAAAGGTAGCAACGCCAAGGGCACAATGCTAAACCTCTCACTTGCTACTCAAACATGATGCACCGACCATTTGGTCTACTAGCCTGCAAACAGGAATACCGtttcaaaacacacaaaaaaaaatgttaacacAATACTTGTGGAGTTAAGGACAAATAATAACTTGCCGTTTACATTTCACTCGGAAGAAAGACACGGGGTCTTGGTTCTCGTGCTAGTGACAGACCCAGAACGTTTAGTCACGtttcaaacaacaaaaaaaaggacagcGCTAGCTAACAGTCGAAATAACGTTACAGTCTCATCgtggtttttttcctttttcttagTAAAGTTCGTCTGTCATAAACTCCCAGGAAAATGTACGAACGTTATCGTGGTGGCTCGTGACCTCGCAGGCTAACCAGGTTAGCCGAAGTGATCAGATGGCGATCTTAATCCACCACGACATTCTCTCCTGTCCGCTAGCTGGCTGATGGCTCACAACTTTCAGTCGATTTGTTTCGAGAAATCGCGGTGCGACTCGGAGGAAAACTGAAGTCGTCTGACCGCTTCTTTAATGAGGTTCCCAGATAAGATCAGTTCCTGGAGGAGCTGGTGGGGGTCGTCCTCGTTACCCGAACTGTCGAGTCCCTTTCGGTTCCACGTTGCGAAATGGTCCCATTCCTGATCGCTGGAGCCGGGGATGTTGTACGGGCTTGCTCGGGTCGCTTTTCGTCCGCTACGGAGACGTATACAGCAGCCATTTCTCTTTTGTGCGATGGCAGTGCTACTGTTGTTGCTCTGCTTgccgttgttgttgttgttgctgctgctgttgctgctgctgctggtcaGACCATGGAGACGCGACATCGTCTGCTGTGTAGCGCTATTGTTGTGCAGCTGAAGAGCCTCGCCGATTTTCGTTACAAGAGCGTCCACCTCTTTAGAATCGACGGTCACGGACTGCTCCAGGAAAATGTAGTTCTCCTTTCGACAAGGCATTTTCAGGTGAATCTTCGACGTTCGGACACGATTGTATCGAAAGAAAACAAGGGCGCTTCACCGGCGTCCACAGCCACCACGCTGCCCAACGAAAAGCAGCCGCTATGGTTGGTTTGTAAACAATGAATGACGCAACCGTCGGAACGTACCATTTGCGCGGGGAGAGAAGGTCGGGTATAACATTTGCCGTGTAGCTTAACATCAAACAGACGATTATTAAAATTGATTGATTCTCACCCTACATCGCGTTTGTGCCTATCGATAGCTGAACAAGACTCATAGGACAGTAATGTTGAAATATAAATTCGAATTACAATGTAGAACCCCCAGGCTTGACGCCAATGGTTGATACCCATGTCTTCAAACCAAATAGCATTACACAAACGGAACTGCGGGGTATGGGGGCACCGTACACAGAGACAATGGCTGTGTGATCagaatgatttatttcatttcagccagttcattgttgttgttgttgttgttgttgtttatcacCTCAAGACaacaccaaataaataaaacctttacCGTACTTACTGGTATACCAGAAAGTATTGGTTTTCAAATGAACCACCTAAAGTTTATTGAccaaaaaatatgaatgaaatatttcaataaatgaGTCAAACTCAAAGGGCACATATTTTCTCTAGGATATTCAGATAATTGTCAATAATGAAATCACCAATAAAATGTGTTCAATCTCACGTTGGAAGCAACACTACTCATTACACCTCTTTCACCACTTCCCCTTCCTGTTAGATGAACAGAACACAGTTCTCGGAGGTTTCCTTAGAACTTAACCACTGTCACAACTCAGTTTCTATTTAGTTATATTTCCTGTCAGATCCATGTTACGTTTTGGCTGTGAAatcacatttcatttttcatttcacttaCGAAAGGGAGCAATTTTCATCCTTTGCATTAACGTGAACAGAAAGTCTAacatgttcatttgtttatactggaAATTCCTGTTCACTGTTAGCTCTTTATGCCTGTTAAAACCAAAccattattagatttatttcctGATACTGCATTCTAAATGACTGTTTATGCTACAGGCTGTCAGCACTATTCATTTGAGATATGGGTGATGTGTCAGATGAATAATATGGCTGAATTCGTGGAAACTTTAGGTTGCTTTGCACATTGCATACACTACAGTACTTTATGGAGCTATGATGCAACTATGTGTGCCAGTCAGAATATTCAAGACATTCCAGTTTTCATCTGGTTTCTGAAACTACGTATACCTGAGGATGCGTAATGTAAACAGGATAATGAATCAATCAATTGTGCTTGTTTATAACAAGGCATTTAGCCCAGGAGCAACCTGGTAACAGTTGGTGTGCTGTTGCACCGTGTTTTGGTAATCAGCACGGCCATGGGGGTTCTGCTTCTCAGTACC
The nucleotide sequence above comes from Hemibagrus wyckioides isolate EC202008001 linkage group LG01, SWU_Hwy_1.0, whole genome shotgun sequence. Encoded proteins:
- the gbp gene encoding glycogen synthase kinase binding protein, whose product is MPCRKENYIFLEQSVTVDSKEVDALVTKIGEALQLHNNSATQQTMSRLHGLTSSSSNSSSNNNNNGKQSNNSSTAIAQKRNGCCIRLRSGRKATRASPYNIPGSSDQEWDHFATWNRKGLDSSGNEDDPHQLLQELILSGNLIKEAVRRLQFSSESHRDFSKQID